From the Acidimicrobiia bacterium genome, the window AACGTTATCTAATTTTGGCAAATCGCGCTTAACGGTCTTTTCTTTAACTTCTTCTTTGACGTCTTCTACTTTTTCTTCAACTTGTGTGTCATCAGACATTTTAAATATTCTTTCTTTTTAGAATTTATTCGCCAGATTCAGTTGTTTCAACTGCTTTTGGATCCACTTCTTTGCTTGATGCTTTTTTCTCTACTGGCTTTGCTGAGGCTTTTGCAGGAGCTTTTTTAGCAGGAGCTTTTTTAGCAGAAGATTTAGAAACGCGAATGTTTTTAACTTTTTTTGGAGCAAGAGTTGCTGTATGCTTTTCCCAAATACCTGTAACTTTTAAAAGTTTTTCGACAGTCTCTGTAGGTTGAGCACCTTTGCTCAACCATTCAA encodes:
- the rpsP gene encoding 30S ribosomal protein S16, yielding MSVKIRLARVGRKKVPMYRVVVADERSPRDGRFIEILGQYQPLEDPSMVNFKEDRALEWLSKGAQPTETVEKLLKVTGIWEKHTATLAPKKVKNIRVSKSSAKKAPAKKAPAKASAKPVEKKASSKEVDPKAVETTESGE